A part of Pseudoalteromonas arctica A 37-1-2 genomic DNA contains:
- a CDS encoding ATP-binding protein — protein sequence MLKIRGFRSLRAQSFIVVLLCGLLMACLFMFYALPEQARWVNDGLSKAAQRSLAQLSTSITTPLLTRQYAELYEEIDSQLQTRPNWKSIKIVGVDSNNQLYPLENWVGANENGDMLLSQQVVFLDKPLANISLVVNFTNEINESSKLHYILIYIQFIILVIVFIGLAWLVDYRVTSPLRTLKGGFSRLAKGDFDCHIDKQQQNEVGSVISAFNNMVDEVANNHQKLNVLRIQAESASKAKSDFMASMSHELRTPLNAILGLAQLYGYDESANKVQKENAKSIYQAGEHLLLLIDDVLDLTSIESGNMQFSFSYVPIKSILEESVELVTELVKGQSITLHTQGFESLEGLSIYIDQRRFKQVMLNLLSNAIKYNKPNGSININCRVLSNKQCEIDVIDTGCGFAPDDISRLFKPFDRLGAETSKVNGTGIGLVITKQLVERMQGSLSAQSEQHKGSCFTLNFNSFDQTDLPAQVQSPQITLQSLDTVTLPTLEVLVAEDQVTNQQVLRQQLTMLGVCSTFVSNGEQAWETLQNKHFDILLTDIQMPLLNGLGLAKKIRENTHFDKLIIIAITANITKNNIDNCYDCGMNGFLTKPIELVKLKSLLMEHSQTVVNTRSEKSDGENIASDSFDQLDITLLKAMLGDDPTVHCMVFNAFLQTAGEQIKLANAYAKSKNYVDLAFQAHALKSSSKSVGAIELANICQQIETQAENETVKNEYIQQLEVCFNDVVTQLKSYCLRYEKRI from the coding sequence ATGTTGAAAATTAGAGGGTTTCGTAGTTTAAGGGCGCAAAGCTTTATTGTTGTATTGCTTTGTGGCTTGCTTATGGCCTGTCTTTTTATGTTTTACGCATTACCTGAACAAGCGCGTTGGGTAAACGATGGGCTTTCAAAGGCTGCTCAGCGTTCTTTAGCGCAGTTATCGACTTCTATAACGACTCCGTTGTTAACTAGGCAGTATGCAGAGCTATATGAAGAAATAGACAGCCAACTCCAAACTCGCCCTAACTGGAAAAGTATTAAAATTGTTGGTGTGGATTCAAATAACCAATTATACCCGCTTGAAAACTGGGTTGGAGCAAATGAAAACGGCGACATGTTGTTATCTCAGCAGGTGGTGTTTTTAGATAAACCGCTGGCTAATATTAGCTTGGTTGTTAATTTTACGAATGAAATAAACGAATCTTCAAAACTTCATTACATCCTAATATATATACAATTTATTATTTTAGTTATCGTTTTTATAGGTTTAGCTTGGCTGGTGGATTACAGGGTTACATCGCCTTTGAGGACGTTAAAAGGGGGGTTTTCACGTTTAGCCAAAGGTGACTTTGACTGCCACATAGATAAACAACAACAAAACGAAGTAGGCAGTGTAATAAGTGCATTTAATAACATGGTTGATGAGGTTGCTAATAACCATCAAAAATTAAATGTATTACGAATTCAAGCTGAGTCAGCAAGTAAAGCAAAGTCAGATTTTATGGCCAGTATGAGCCACGAATTAAGAACCCCATTAAATGCAATTTTAGGCTTAGCCCAGCTGTATGGATATGATGAGAGTGCTAATAAAGTACAAAAAGAAAACGCGAAAAGCATTTATCAAGCTGGAGAACATTTACTATTACTTATAGACGATGTACTTGATTTAACGTCTATTGAGTCGGGTAATATGCAGTTTAGTTTTTCTTATGTGCCTATTAAAAGCATATTAGAGGAGTCAGTAGAGCTTGTCACTGAGCTTGTTAAAGGGCAATCAATAACACTGCATACCCAAGGTTTCGAGTCCTTAGAAGGGTTGAGTATTTATATTGATCAGCGCCGCTTTAAACAAGTGATGCTTAACTTGCTTTCAAATGCGATTAAATACAACAAACCAAATGGCAGCATTAATATAAATTGCCGCGTGTTAAGTAATAAACAATGCGAAATAGATGTAATAGACACCGGATGTGGATTTGCTCCTGATGATATTTCTCGCTTATTTAAACCTTTTGACCGTTTAGGAGCCGAAACCAGTAAAGTGAACGGTACGGGTATTGGTTTAGTGATAACTAAGCAGCTGGTAGAGCGTATGCAGGGTTCTTTAAGCGCGCAAAGTGAGCAGCACAAAGGTTCTTGTTTTACACTAAACTTTAACAGCTTTGATCAAACTGATTTGCCAGCACAAGTGCAATCTCCTCAAATAACACTTCAAAGTTTAGATACAGTAACACTCCCTACGCTTGAGGTTTTAGTAGCAGAGGATCAGGTTACAAATCAGCAAGTATTAAGGCAGCAATTAACCATGCTTGGAGTGTGTTCTACTTTTGTAAGTAATGGGGAACAAGCCTGGGAAACTCTGCAAAATAAACACTTCGATATTTTACTAACCGACATTCAAATGCCTTTACTCAATGGGTTAGGGTTAGCCAAAAAAATACGCGAAAACACTCATTTTGATAAACTTATTATAATTGCAATTACGGCCAACATTACCAAAAACAATATAGATAATTGTTATGATTGTGGAATGAACGGCTTTTTAACCAAGCCCATTGAGCTTGTTAAATTAAAGTCGTTATTGATGGAGCACTCACAAACAGTGGTCAACACGCGATCAGAAAAATCTGATGGTGAAAATATAGCTTCAGATAGTTTTGATCAACTAGATATCACGTTATTAAAAGCAATGCTTGGTGATGATCCTACTGTGCACTGCATGGTGTTTAATGCGTTTTTACAAACGGCAGGGGAGCAAATTAAATTAGCTAATGCGTATGCTAAGAGTAAAAATTATGTTGATTTGGCTTTTCAGGCCCATGCATTAAAATCGTCTTCAAAGTCTGTGGGGGCTATTGAGTTGGCAAATATATGCCAGCAGATAGAAACACAGGCAGAAAACGAAACAGTTAAAAATGAATATATACAGCAGCTTGAAGTATGCTTTAACGATGTAGTAACGCAACTTAAAAGCTATTGTTTACGATATGAAAAACGCATATAA
- a CDS encoding phosphate/phosphite/phosphonate ABC transporter substrate-binding protein, with amino-acid sequence MKYLVAILCFMHSSLLLAQEYTFGVVPQYEPQKLNAIWQPLLKQVSKQTGVTIKLITVESIPVFEKAFANGEYDFAYMNPWHSVVAYEKQGYLPLIKDAGRKLQGILLVNKNSGIDNLSQLEGAEIAFPAPNALGASLLMRADLALLYGLTIKPVYVQTHPSVYLNVALHSTMAGGGVMGTFKQQPESLQNKLKILYKTREISRHPIVAHPRVDPTIQLKVQQAILDIGQSAEHKHLLAGIPIIKPSIATLAEYQQLTQWGLRSFYVEN; translated from the coding sequence ATGAAGTATTTAGTGGCTATATTATGTTTTATGCACAGTTCACTCTTATTGGCTCAAGAATATACCTTTGGTGTAGTGCCGCAATATGAGCCGCAAAAGCTAAATGCTATTTGGCAACCTTTGTTAAAGCAAGTAAGTAAGCAAACAGGAGTAACAATAAAGCTAATTACAGTTGAGTCTATTCCTGTATTTGAAAAAGCCTTTGCTAATGGCGAGTACGACTTTGCATACATGAACCCATGGCACAGTGTTGTAGCATATGAAAAACAGGGGTATTTGCCACTAATAAAAGATGCAGGGCGAAAGCTGCAAGGTATTTTGCTCGTAAATAAAAATAGTGGTATTGATAATTTAAGCCAACTAGAGGGCGCCGAAATAGCATTCCCTGCACCTAATGCATTAGGTGCGTCATTATTAATGAGAGCCGACTTAGCGTTGTTGTATGGGCTAACAATAAAGCCTGTATATGTTCAAACCCACCCTTCGGTATATTTAAATGTAGCACTGCATTCAACAATGGCGGGCGGTGGTGTAATGGGCACCTTTAAACAACAACCAGAAAGCTTGCAAAATAAGCTTAAAATTCTTTATAAAACGCGTGAAATTAGTCGCCATCCAATTGTAGCCCACCCAAGGGTTGACCCTACAATACAGTTAAAAGTGCAACAAGCTATTTTAGATATTGGGCAAAGCGCAGAGCATAAACATTTGCTTGCAGGTATCCCAATTATTAAACCTAGTATTGCAACTTTAGCAGAGTATCAGCAGTTAACTCAGTGGGGCTTGCGCTCATTTTATGTTGAAAATTAG
- a CDS encoding MarR family winged helix-turn-helix transcriptional regulator produces the protein MQIYLYSGITMQNMPSIKRCTREELAPEQDLGRLVSFLRSRLAIHVDAKLLPMDLTSAQYIVVVLLARESVNTLAGLCEYMVYDRGAMSRLLNRLEEKGLIIKTQCELDKRSTILCLSEKGKALCPEIMPVVNEVYAQALNGFSEPEKNQIIDLLFKAINNLDTLPEIPPHK, from the coding sequence ATGCAAATATACCTATACAGTGGAATAACCATGCAAAACATGCCATCAATTAAACGTTGTACTCGAGAAGAGTTAGCGCCAGAGCAAGACTTGGGGCGTTTAGTGTCTTTTTTACGCTCGAGATTAGCCATTCATGTTGATGCCAAGTTACTTCCTATGGACTTAACTTCTGCGCAATATATTGTGGTAGTACTACTTGCGAGAGAGTCGGTTAATACGCTTGCAGGACTTTGCGAGTATATGGTTTATGATCGTGGCGCTATGAGCCGCTTACTAAACCGACTTGAAGAAAAAGGACTCATTATTAAAACGCAATGTGAGCTTGATAAGCGCTCAACTATTTTGTGTTTAAGTGAAAAAGGTAAAGCTCTTTGTCCTGAAATTATGCCTGTAGTAAACGAAGTCTATGCTCAAGCATTAAATGGTTTTTCAGAGCCAGAAAAAAATCAAATAATAGACTTACTATTTAAAGCTATAAATAATCTAGATACATTACCCGAAATTCCCCCCCACAAATAG
- a CDS encoding TIGR04211 family SH3 domain-containing protein, which translates to MLKHCLLGLLLTATTFMSYAEEAKPANSTNANTAYIIDNLYTFMRSGASKNYRLLGSVDAGTKLTLLSAEENGFIKIKDDKDREGWIETKFVTKTAGLHQQYKTLSNEMSTMQENLRQAQIELPQLQEQNQTLTDQNLQLSAQITKLKTTLEQERTQKEAASSKEKRQLLTYGGAIAFLGLFLGIILTIVLSRRKRYEGWA; encoded by the coding sequence ATGCTAAAACATTGTTTATTAGGGCTACTTTTAACAGCCACCACATTTATGAGTTATGCAGAAGAAGCAAAACCTGCAAATTCAACTAATGCAAACACCGCTTATATTATCGATAATTTATATACTTTTATGCGCTCTGGTGCGAGTAAGAATTATCGACTACTCGGCTCTGTAGATGCTGGAACAAAGTTAACCTTGTTATCTGCTGAAGAAAACGGCTTTATAAAAATTAAAGATGATAAAGACCGCGAAGGTTGGATAGAAACTAAGTTTGTTACCAAAACGGCAGGCTTACATCAGCAGTACAAAACACTTAGTAACGAAATGAGTACTATGCAAGAAAATCTGCGCCAAGCTCAAATAGAACTTCCGCAGCTACAAGAGCAAAACCAAACTTTAACTGATCAAAACCTGCAGTTATCGGCCCAAATTACTAAGCTTAAAACAACGCTAGAGCAAGAGCGCACCCAAAAAGAAGCTGCTAGCTCAAAAGAGAAACGTCAGCTACTTACTTACGGTGGTGCTATTGCGTTTTTAGGCCTGTTTTTAGGTATTATATTAACAATAGTGTTGTCACGTCGTAAACGCTATGAAGGTTGGGCATAA
- a CDS encoding CYTH and CHAD domain-containing protein translates to MDTEIELKFLVSDAVIPLIPSLITQFAKTVKNKPSRSLQNAYYDTPSRELRALDIGFRTRCSDSECEQTIKLAGEVVGGLHQRPEYNLPIESSRPNLMAFDADIWPHGMQISAISKNLYPIFSTNFIRRTWLIETESGAKIEVVLDKGEIAASGKIEIISELEIELVEGSRNELFAFADVLVSQNCIRLGLYSKAARGYRLADEKPLTPSKSIGFVQLPKSTTQERALVEAMNFGIRFVQKHEQCYFDKPSLKTLKRVTDGISLIRHTFWLYDDIVSKESTEHLRTELKWLLSELAWVENAIQLKTYTSKRHAFYKKINAAPALTQVIGDLKELQPSINDINALFHSARYNRLLLSLTTWLIDKQWRKDWGQIELQAAEQNVSSIASRLFNKDWKNLHELLPKEQTLDVASYLNLRTQLENSLLSGNCLGSLFDKEERLEFRLPWLDISHGIYELSTLEYLKQLCAGQEDEQLAKIQSWLEQKSEYLVSAMEQSRLASFDIEPYWQK, encoded by the coding sequence ATGGATACTGAGATAGAACTGAAATTTTTGGTATCAGATGCCGTTATTCCACTGATCCCCTCGTTAATTACTCAATTTGCAAAAACGGTGAAGAATAAACCGTCACGCAGCTTACAAAATGCATACTACGACACGCCAAGCCGAGAGCTTAGAGCGCTTGACATAGGCTTCAGAACTCGCTGTTCTGACAGCGAATGCGAGCAAACTATAAAGCTTGCAGGTGAAGTTGTAGGTGGTTTACACCAACGTCCAGAGTACAATTTACCAATTGAATCAAGTCGCCCTAATTTAATGGCGTTTGATGCTGATATTTGGCCTCATGGCATGCAAATAAGCGCAATCTCAAAAAACTTGTATCCAATATTTAGTACTAACTTTATTCGTCGTACTTGGTTAATTGAAACCGAAAGTGGCGCTAAAATTGAAGTTGTACTCGATAAAGGTGAAATTGCGGCTTCGGGTAAAATTGAAATTATTAGCGAGCTTGAAATTGAGCTTGTTGAGGGCAGTCGTAATGAGTTGTTTGCGTTTGCAGATGTACTGGTTAGCCAGAACTGTATCCGTTTAGGATTATACTCTAAGGCCGCGCGTGGTTATCGCCTTGCAGATGAAAAACCTTTAACACCAAGCAAATCTATTGGTTTTGTTCAATTACCAAAGTCGACTACCCAAGAGCGTGCTTTAGTTGAAGCCATGAACTTTGGCATTCGCTTTGTGCAAAAGCATGAGCAATGCTATTTCGATAAGCCAAGTTTAAAAACGCTTAAACGCGTAACTGACGGCATTAGCCTAATACGCCATACTTTTTGGCTGTACGACGATATAGTATCCAAAGAAAGTACAGAACATTTACGTACAGAGCTTAAATGGTTATTAAGCGAATTAGCGTGGGTAGAAAACGCGATTCAATTAAAAACGTACACGTCTAAACGCCATGCTTTTTATAAAAAAATTAATGCAGCTCCAGCACTTACTCAAGTCATTGGTGATTTAAAAGAGTTACAGCCAAGCATTAACGATATAAATGCACTGTTTCATAGCGCGCGTTATAATCGTTTATTACTGTCGTTAACTACGTGGTTAATTGATAAACAGTGGCGTAAAGATTGGGGGCAAATAGAGCTTCAAGCGGCTGAGCAAAACGTGTCTTCCATTGCGAGTAGGCTTTTTAATAAAGACTGGAAAAATCTGCACGAACTGCTCCCAAAAGAACAAACACTCGATGTCGCTTCGTATTTAAACCTGCGCACTCAACTTGAAAATAGTTTACTGAGCGGTAACTGCTTAGGATCGTTATTTGATAAAGAAGAACGCTTAGAGTTTAGATTGCCTTGGCTTGATATTTCTCATGGTATTTATGAGTTAAGCACGCTTGAGTATTTAAAGCAGTTATGTGCCGGGCAAGAAGACGAACAGCTTGCTAAAATCCAATCATGGCTTGAGCAAAAGTCTGAATATTTGGTGAGTGCGATGGAGCAAAGTCGCCTTGCTTCATTTGACATAGAACCTTACTGGCAAAAATAA
- a CDS encoding IS3 family transposase (programmed frameshift): MTKLNRATYSAAIKLETAQLVVDQGYTQEEAAKAMGVGKSTVSKWVAQLKQERNGQSPLASPMTPEQIEIRELKKQIQRIEFRKGYIKKGYRSLDVRLPEQFSLIEKLNQRERYPISVLCSVFNVHRSSYKYWAIRDTTPTPEQVRLEAEVKAIHTMSGGSAGARTIAAIATNNDFELSRYRAAKLMIKLKLESCQVPQHSYKRGGNEHLEIPNLLDRQFDVVEPNTVWCGDVTYIWIGNRWAYLAVVIDLFARKVVGWAMSLSPDSNLTLKALELAYESRGRPSGLMFHSDQGSHYTSLKYRQRLWRYKITQSMSRRGNCWDNAPMERFFRSFKTEWMPKVGYGNFIDAKYSVSDYINGYYNNVRPHHYNAGLAPNESEIRYKDSKTVAKFY; encoded by the exons ATGACAAAATTAAACCGTGCAACGTACTCCGCTGCAATCAAATTAGAAACGGCTCAACTTGTAGTTGACCAAGGTTATACACAAGAAGAAGCAGCCAAAGCGATGGGTGTTGGTAAATCAACCGTAAGTAAATGGGTTGCTCAATTAAAGCAAGAACGTAATGGCCAGTCACCATTGGCTTCACCAATGACACCCGAACAAATTGAAATCCGTGAACTTAAAAAGCAAATCCAACGCATTGAAT TTAGAAAAGGATATATTAAAAAAGGCTACCGCTCTCTTGATGTCCGACTCCCTGAACAATTCTCGTTAATTGAGAAATTAAATCAACGAGAGCGTTACCCAATTAGTGTGCTATGTAGTGTATTTAATGTGCATCGTAGCAGCTATAAATACTGGGCTATACGGGATACGACACCGACACCAGAGCAAGTAAGGTTAGAGGCTGAAGTTAAAGCCATACATACAATGAGTGGGGGCTCAGCAGGTGCGAGGACAATCGCGGCAATCGCAACGAATAACGATTTTGAATTAAGCCGTTATCGTGCTGCTAAGCTAATGATTAAATTAAAGCTAGAAAGCTGCCAAGTACCTCAACATTCATATAAACGCGGCGGTAATGAACATCTTGAAATCCCAAACCTGCTTGATAGGCAGTTCGATGTTGTTGAACCGAATACCGTGTGGTGCGGTGATGTTACATATATTTGGATAGGCAATCGCTGGGCTTATTTAGCGGTCGTTATTGATTTATTTGCGCGTAAAGTTGTGGGTTGGGCAATGTCATTGTCGCCGGATTCTAACTTAACGCTAAAAGCGCTTGAGTTAGCCTACGAAAGCAGAGGCAGACCAAGTGGGTTGATGTTTCACTCAGACCAAGGAAGCCATTATACGAGCTTGAAGTACCGCCAACGTTTATGGCGCTATAAAATCACACAAAGCATGAGTCGACGCGGAAATTGTTGGGATAATGCGCCAATGGAGCGATTTTTTAGAAGCTTTAAAACAGAATGGATGCCAAAGGTTGGATATGGGAATTTTATAGACGCTAAATATAGTGTGAGTGATTATATCAACGGATATTACAACAACGTTAGACCGCATCATTATAATGCTGGTTTAGCGCCAAATGAATCTGAGATTAGATACAAAGACTCTAAAACTGTGGCCAAATTTTATTGA
- a CDS encoding magnesium transporter encodes MIEYPVDQLPQLINDLLQCDTTERKNKLLADAQLTLSTEHLSLLFEAIPKEQRLEIWQLLDEDTQHEIFVNLSEDSCLWLLQTLEDTEAFKLLDEVNVEELLELEEVIPERFVEYAKKQLDEAQTKQYDLAQQYPPEQLGHWLGFDFLKVSEKLTAGGAKKLLHKGLPQYSEVIYLVSRKGSLIGEVAVNDLIKASDTDNLMTLANHDFSSLHADDDLYEAAEVVIHSEKMALPVVNADNKLLGRLTIASAYELRQEIADEAAAKAGGLREDEDLFASVRKSAKNRGIWLGINLATAFLASWFIGLFGATIEQVVALAVLMPVVASMGGIAGSQTLTVIVRGLALGQVTDSNRNALLKKELRVGAVNGLVWAFVIGLLTFLWFNDLMLSITITVAILLNLVAASLAGVVIPSILDKMKIDPALSGSVILTTVTDIVGFVTFLGLGSLLLL; translated from the coding sequence ATGATTGAGTATCCGGTAGACCAACTTCCACAGCTCATAAATGATTTATTGCAATGCGATACAACAGAACGCAAAAATAAATTATTAGCAGATGCGCAGTTAACGCTTTCAACAGAGCACCTGTCATTACTTTTTGAGGCGATACCAAAAGAACAACGACTTGAAATTTGGCAGTTGCTTGACGAAGACACGCAACACGAAATTTTTGTTAATTTAAGTGAAGATAGTTGCTTGTGGTTGCTGCAAACACTAGAAGACACTGAGGCTTTTAAACTTCTTGATGAGGTTAATGTAGAAGAGCTACTGGAACTTGAAGAAGTTATACCAGAGCGATTTGTTGAGTATGCAAAAAAGCAACTCGATGAAGCGCAAACCAAACAATATGATTTAGCGCAGCAATACCCGCCAGAACAACTTGGTCACTGGTTAGGTTTTGACTTTTTAAAAGTATCGGAGAAGCTAACAGCCGGTGGTGCTAAAAAATTGCTACATAAAGGTTTACCGCAATACAGTGAAGTTATTTATTTAGTAAGCCGCAAGGGTAGTTTAATAGGTGAGGTTGCGGTAAATGATTTAATAAAAGCCAGCGACACCGATAACTTAATGACATTGGCAAATCATGACTTTTCATCGCTCCATGCTGATGATGATTTATATGAAGCGGCAGAAGTGGTGATCCACAGTGAAAAAATGGCACTGCCAGTGGTTAATGCTGATAACAAATTACTTGGGCGATTAACCATTGCCTCTGCTTATGAATTACGACAAGAAATTGCTGATGAAGCAGCCGCTAAAGCCGGTGGTTTACGTGAAGACGAGGACCTGTTCGCAAGTGTGCGAAAAAGTGCTAAAAACCGTGGCATATGGTTAGGTATTAATTTAGCTACTGCCTTTTTAGCGTCTTGGTTCATCGGTTTATTTGGCGCAACTATAGAACAGGTTGTAGCACTAGCTGTATTAATGCCAGTGGTTGCTTCTATGGGCGGGATCGCAGGTAGTCAAACATTAACCGTTATTGTGCGTGGTTTAGCGCTCGGACAGGTTACAGATTCAAACCGCAATGCGTTACTTAAAAAAGAGCTACGTGTTGGCGCTGTAAATGGCTTGGTATGGGCGTTTGTAATAGGCCTGCTTACCTTCTTATGGTTTAACGATTTAATGCTCAGTATTACGATTACGGTAGCCATATTATTGAATTTAGTCGCTGCGTCACTAGCGGGTGTTGTTATTCCGTCTATTTTAGACAAAATGAAAATTGATCCTGCGTTATCTGGCTCGGTAATTTTAACTACCGTTACCGATATTGTTGGGTTTGTTACCTTTTTAGGTTTAGGCAGTTTATTGCTTTTATAA
- a CDS encoding DUF21 domain-containing protein: MTFEVMIWCAIALCISQSAIFSGLNLAFFSLSRLQLEMESAKGNEAAIKVMALRNDSNFLLSTILWGNVGINVLLTLLSDSVLMGASSFLFSTIAITIIGEITPQAYFSRNALKMASLLSPLIKFYQILFYVVAKPTALILDAWLGKEGITYFAESELRGIIRKHIEAEEADVQHVEGIGALNFFSLDEISVTKEGEVIDPDSIIALPTKLDLPIFPDLTLTTDNEFLRKLHKSGYNWVIITNEDGWPLLVVDADGFLRSALFEPETFDPYHYCHRPIIVADEAMRLSEVILKIRASHSLDKSFDGAIDHDVVLVWSDVKRIITGADIFGRLLKGMSAPKLELHENTENKKPL; the protein is encoded by the coding sequence ATGACCTTTGAAGTCATGATTTGGTGTGCAATTGCTTTGTGTATTTCACAATCGGCAATATTTTCGGGCTTAAACTTAGCGTTTTTTTCACTAAGTAGGCTTCAGCTCGAAATGGAAAGTGCAAAAGGGAACGAGGCGGCCATAAAAGTGATGGCCCTTCGAAACGACTCTAACTTTTTATTATCGACTATTTTGTGGGGCAACGTAGGTATTAACGTACTACTTACACTACTTTCTGATTCGGTATTAATGGGCGCAAGTTCGTTTTTATTCTCAACTATCGCAATTACTATTATTGGTGAAATAACACCGCAGGCTTATTTTTCGCGTAATGCGCTAAAAATGGCGAGCCTACTTTCGCCGCTAATTAAGTTTTATCAGATTCTGTTTTATGTAGTTGCTAAGCCAACGGCTTTAATTCTCGATGCATGGTTAGGTAAAGAGGGGATTACGTACTTTGCTGAAAGTGAGCTCAGAGGTATTATTCGCAAACACATAGAAGCAGAAGAGGCTGATGTTCAGCACGTTGAGGGAATAGGCGCGCTTAACTTTTTTAGCTTAGATGAAATAAGCGTAACCAAAGAGGGTGAAGTAATTGATCCAGACTCTATTATTGCTTTGCCTACTAAGCTTGATTTGCCTATTTTCCCAGACCTTACATTAACGACTGATAATGAGTTTTTACGAAAACTACATAAGTCAGGTTATAACTGGGTGATCATTACCAATGAAGACGGTTGGCCTTTATTAGTGGTAGATGCTGACGGCTTTTTACGTTCAGCCTTGTTTGAACCAGAGACGTTCGACCCTTATCATTATTGTCACAGACCTATTATTGTTGCTGATGAAGCGATGCGCCTGAGTGAAGTTATTTTAAAAATACGGGCTAGTCATTCTTTAGATAAATCGTTTGATGGGGCCATTGATCACGACGTGGTGTTAGTGTGGAGTGATGTGAAGCGCATTATTACCGGTGCTGATATATTTGGTCGGTTACTCAAAGGTATGAGTGCACCAAAACTCGAACTGCATGAAAATACAGAAAATAAAAAGCCGCTATAA
- a CDS encoding START domain-containing protein, translating into MMHFCNKIQLQKCLFVILLSVSFNSYAEPTWHLYKNKNGVSVYYQSHSDNTFEVKAQMSVKGVSTNEFLELLSDTDAAPQWLENVSQVKVIQHISPSENLVYSYFNSPWPVRDRDSITHSCYSQLTANKSQLLINARPNELPQNDGVIRITTLNARWLLSEDKGRLDIEYQVYALPDGSIPTWLSNKVGLKSTYNTFMNLHQMLTHKKYTPKLPVIKAGQC; encoded by the coding sequence ATGATGCACTTTTGTAATAAAATTCAGTTGCAAAAGTGCTTATTCGTTATTCTTTTATCAGTTAGTTTTAACTCTTACGCTGAGCCAACATGGCATTTGTATAAAAACAAAAATGGCGTAAGTGTGTATTATCAAAGCCACAGTGATAATACCTTTGAAGTGAAAGCGCAGATGAGCGTGAAAGGTGTATCCACCAATGAGTTTTTAGAGTTACTTAGCGATACCGATGCCGCACCCCAATGGCTCGAAAATGTATCTCAGGTAAAGGTTATTCAGCACATAAGCCCATCAGAAAATTTAGTGTACAGTTATTTTAATTCTCCTTGGCCTGTTAGAGATAGAGATAGCATTACTCATTCTTGTTATTCACAGTTAACTGCAAATAAAAGCCAATTGCTTATTAATGCGCGCCCTAATGAGCTGCCCCAAAATGATGGTGTTATAAGAATTACTACTTTAAATGCTCGCTGGCTACTTAGTGAGGACAAAGGCCGCCTTGATATTGAATACCAAGTATATGCTTTGCCTGATGGGTCAATACCTACTTGGCTAAGCAATAAGGTCGGATTGAAAAGTACTTACAACACATTTATGAATTTGCACCAAATGCTCACACATAAAAAATACACACCAAAACTACCTGTAATCAAAGCCGGTCAGTGCTAA